Below is a genomic region from Triticum dicoccoides isolate Atlit2015 ecotype Zavitan chromosome 5A, WEW_v2.0, whole genome shotgun sequence.
AGGCAGCGCAAGGAGGAATCATGCCCATAAAATAAAATACAACCCGGCTTAAACAAATGGGATTGCGTTTACCGACCTGTGGTGGGGCGATGGGGTTTCCGCCTTCAACAAATCGTCTTTGGACTTTTGTACCGCATCAAAGCACTATTTTAATATAGCTAAAACTTTTTATCGCTGAACCGGCAGGCAGCTGGATGCATTAGAGAATGGAAAAGAAATCTGCGCTGCGCTGCAGTGGTTGTTCGTTTGGTATATATGCTCTCTCCCTCGCTTAACCCTGTCGCTACTGCTGGTTTAGCGGTGGTTGGATGGATCTCAACTAACAGCAACCCGAACAGGGGTGGTGGGTAGGCGCCCTGCTGGATCAGCGTATGGTAACCCATTTTTGTAGTCCCTTCTTCTCTTCTTTTCCCCCCATAGGAGTACTAACTAATAAGCAGGGACAGATCACCGGCACAAGTAAAATAAGAAATGCTATGATGCCGTTCAAGATCATCCTCACATTCTTCGTGGCAGGCTATGGAATGGATTTTATTCATGCTTTCCTCTTGAAGAGAAAAGTGAGATCCAAATTTTACTTTATTCTCCAGCTTAGTTCCCTCTACTTTTTCCGAACGGGAGTGGTTCGAGTTTCTGTTGCCCAATAGGGCGCGTGTACGGTGTACCCCCAATGTTTCGAAAAGAGAAGGAAAAAATAGGCCGTGTACCCTACTGTGCTGTATCACTTCCAAGTAAATGGAACGGGGCGAGGAGCCTTTTGATCTACGTATTTTCATTATAGATTTATTTGATAGAAACAAAACAAGTATATTAGCATCACATTTCTCGTGCACTCCTCTACAAAACAAGTATAGCACTATTGTCACGTCTTGGGCCCAAGGTGCATGAATTGTTAGGCCAAAAAACCCAAACAGCGAGCTACGCACTATTGTCATGTCTAACACTTGCACGTTACACTagctaaaaacaaaaaacaaaaaaaaaacacttGCACGTTACTGCTCCGTTGAAGTGTTGATCAAACCGAGATCAAGACTTGCAATGCACGGGTTTGGCCGTTGCCCAAACAGTAGTAAGAGTACAACTTTGCGATGCAAGAACCGAGGCAAGGCTACTACTGGACATTACTCTGCAAACTACTCCACTTCATGAACTACCCTAACCTAACTAGCTTAACTTTCTGTCAGAGATGCCTTAGCATGACTCGACAAAACGTAACAATGAAGCATCCCCACTGTGACAACTAGAGGACGCACGAATCCACTCAGCATTTCAGCACATGAAGCAGCCATGGGTGCAAATGCCTCGTAAGATCCAGAACCTAACATGTCAAAGCACTGCTGAAAAACATGCAAGAACCCCAAGATCTTGAAAAGCGGCCCAGAAAATCTTTCCATAGCTGATGATTAAAGGCAACCCGGACTTCACGTCAAAGTCGATGTGCTTATAGTACGAGAGCATGACCAGCATCGATAGCAAGGTGTTCAACAGCGTCGAATCAACAAGGCGAACAGAGAAGAAAACTCCAGATTCGGCATTAAGTCTACTACAGGGAACGGAACAAAATGATCCAAAAGCGCTACTGTTTGAAACATTTCACTCATCCTCCTGGCTGCGGAGCCTGGCGAGCTTGTTGGTGACCACGACGTCGAGCTGGGCGGCACGCTCCACTATCGCCTTGCGCTTCTGGGTGGACACGTTGTGCGCGATCTCAGCACAGTACGTCCTGTTTGCGGACAGACGATAGTTATTAGCAAAGGCCGCCACTAGATCAGGCACTGAACAGTGAAGACGATAGCTGCAGCTCCCGTATGCAATCAAGCTTGGTGAGTCTCAAAGACGCATACCTGTTGTGCATCATAAGCAGCTCCAGCTCAGAGACGTTGTGCACCACAAACTTCTTGAACTTGTTGGGCAGGTAGTGCCTCGTCTTCTTGTTAGAACCATATCCAATGTTGGGCATCAAGGTGCATCCCTTGAACTTCCGCCTGACGCGGGAGTCGATACCCTTTGGCCTGCGCCAGCTTTGCTACAAATAAGAGCAGGACAGATGAATTAATAAGGGCTCCCAATTAATTAACGCAATGGATAGCAGCTTCGGCGACTATAGCAAGAGAACTACAGAATGGAGGAAAACAAAGAAGGCATCCAACTATCCAAGCATTCAGTGTACGACAATGATGATGAAACTATTCATAACAAAACAGAAAAATAGATGAGGTGCGGAGATAATCAATTAATGGATCCTTTATGGCGACTACAGTAATACATAAGCATACAAACATTGCAAAGAAATAACTGAATAAGCCTTTGCAACAAAGTAACTAGAATTAGCACCAACTGCTAGATGGCATATAGTGCAGCATGCAATTTCAGCTAGAAGAGCATGTCCAAATACATACATCATCACCAGAATGGTGAAGACATGATCTGATTGTACATAAATTCTAGGGTATCTGACTTTGCTATCCAAAAGAAATATAGCACAAGTGCCGTGCACACCAGGATAAATCTAAACAAGGATCACGCAGACgcttggagcaagcaactgactgatGCAACAAGCTTCCATGGTATATAATTTTATATGATAATGCTAAATGCAACAGGAATGGACACGCAGACgcttggagcaagcaactgactgatGTAACAAGCTTCCATGGTACAGTATATAAGTTTATATGATCATGCTAAATGCAACAGGAATGCACAGCCCCATTCACAAGGCCACAAGCAACATATAACACAACATATGAAAACAAGCTCTCACGAACAAAAAGGCACAGCTTAAAAGGATATATACAGTATCACAGCACACCATACGAATCCGTGGTGTACACACTGAAGATAAAGAGCATGACTGAATGGCCCCAATGCACTATTACAGTTCGTCCAACATCAAAGCCATCCCCTAGCGTGCTCACTAAACACCAACGACCAGACCCAACTTCGCACTAGAAAATCAACGCGACATGTAAACCAGATCCACGCATCCATGGCAAACGGCTGAGGTCGGGAAACCGGCATGAACCCCACGTGAACAAAGCTAATCCTAAGAATCCATCACAAAAATGGCGCGGCTCTGGAACAGAAGCTAGGGGACTGGCTGGCTAGGGGTCTCACCTTGAGGCCGATGTAGCGGTCGCTGTGCGCCCTCTTGAAGTGCTTCACCCGCTTCTTCACGATCGCCGTCTTCAGGATAGGCACCGCCATCTGCAACGCGCACGGGGGAGGCCAACAGATGGAGGCAGGGGGTGTTAGTTCTCAGGTCGAGACGAGATCGACGGATTCACGCGTCGGCGGCGGGATGGAGGGACGTACCTTGcaaggcgagcggcggcggcggcggcggcggcgtagatGGGAGGGAGTGTGAGGGGAGGAGTCTAGGTGGTGGGCAACGCGAGAAGAGATAAAACCCTACTGAAGGGTGGGCTCGGACCTGGCATGGTGCCATCTCGCCGATCAAACGGGCCGGGCGTACATTCGGACGAGGCCTGGACGTAAGCCATTTTACGCGTGCATGCTACCGGGCCGCCAAGAATGTGCGTTTTCTCGGACATAACAAATACTCCCCTGcttgctcaaaaaaaaaaaacaaatacTCCCCTgcgttcagaattacttgtcgcGAAAGTGAATAAAAATAGATGATATAAAACTAAAAatccatctagatacatccatttcttcgacaagtatttctggatggCACCGGCAAAGAAAATGTACTTCTGGATCGAGTGAGTAGTTTTCAATCAAAGGTGGATTACATTGTGGTTGTTAATCACACCTGGACTATATTTGGATAAGTGTTTGTTTAAACTTGGAAATGAATACAGACCAAGACTCTGAATTTAGCAGTATAAGAAGGTCCCACCATCTAGCCTCAAATTGCATTGTGAGCGGCACCACCGATAAGGCAGAGGAATAGAGGGTAGGCCTAAACCCTATAATTTTCTAACATTTtgtttatattttcaaaaatattttgaatGCATATATTCCAAAAAACTTAATTTACTTAAACCTTTTAAAAATGTTGacaatgaatttgaaaaatgttaatgcatTGTAAAAACATTGTTAGCATAACTTTCATAAATATTGATAGCATTAAAAATATTCGTGACATTTAAAACAACACTCATGGGTTTCAAAAAAATGTACGTGACATTTTTGGAAAATTTCATATAACGTAAAGAAATGTCACATGTTCCAAAAAAGTTCTTCGTATTtctttgaaaaaataaaaaatgtaaATAAAATCTCCTTGTAGTTTAAAAAAGGTTTCATGCCATTAATAAATGTTCAACGTACATTTAGTAAATATTTAGCATGCATTTGAGAAGGTGTACATCATATATTTGAAAATTGTTCAACATGTATCAAAGAAATGTTACGCGTGTGTAAGAAAAATAAACAATGACTGGAAATTTTCATGTGTTAAaacaaaggaaaaataaaaagtaccaacaaaaacaaaagaaagaagcaaaagaaaacccAAGAAACCGACACTCAAAacagaaggaaaaaaaagaaatacGAAAAATAAAAGTAAGCACTTGGTCTTCCCTTGTTCCGGTCACTCCGTCGGACTCTCGGTCTGTTTTCGGGGACAGCGCGTCCATCTGCCcggccttagagcatctccagccgcacccccgAGGGCGTGTCTTTTTCCACCGGTTCGGTCCATTTTTTGGCCCGGCGATCCCAGAGCGAACCCAGTGCACCAAGGGGctcttgggggggggggcaaaagGGAAAACGGTGCATGGGCCACCACTAAGCGAAAAACGTTTTTTCCACCTCCAGATTCGCCCCCCTCCCCCTGCACTAGCCCTTCTGCCGCTATGCCGATCCCGACGTCGCTTACCTACCCACTGCTGCTACAGAGGCCAATTCCCCGCCGAGAAAGAGAGGGTTCGCCGCGGCAGTGTCCACCCCGCTCCTGGGAAAGCTTTTCTGGTGCTCCAGCCACGCAAGCGGGGATACAGGCCGCTGCGTGCCTACCACGCTCGCtaggtgttcggcgatttgtctCCTCGGCAATggactccgaagacgaggaggcgttcgtggcgctgctggaggaggaagccgatgccgATGCCCAAGATGAAGAGCACCTCATGGTCCTCGCCGCTCTGGTCGGCCTATTCGTGAGCAATGCAAAGCCGAGATGAGGTGGCTCGGCGTCAGGCCGGCTGAAGGCAAAGCAGAGGCATCGACTAGAAGGCTATTGCTTGCTCTACGCTGACGCTCCACTGCACGACGACAAAGTATTTCGGCACCGTTATCAGATGAGCTGAaatctcttcctcaggattgtgaattacaTCTGTgggttcgacagctacttcaagtgcaagaaggattgcactggcacacttggattcacctcagtCTAGAAGTGCACGACATCTATGATGGTGCTCGTATACGGAGCTCCCGATGATTCATTAGAAGACTATGGACGCATGGTCGAGTCCATGACCATTGAGTGTatgtacaagttctgcagggcagtggtggcagtgtttggaccttaATACTTGCGATCACCCAATGTTGAAGGCACTGCtcgaatctgttggggaacgtagcatgcaatttcaaaaatttcctgcgatcacacaagatctatctaggagatgcatagcaatgagagggggagagtgtgtccgcgtaccctcgtagaccaaaagtggaagcgtaagcttaacgcggctgatgtagtcgaacgtctttgcgatccaaccgatcaagaaccgaacgtatggcaccttcgagttctacacacgttcagctcgatgacgtccctcgaactcttgatccagcaaagtgttgagggagacttttgtcagcacaacgacgtggtacggtgatgtaacaccctcgatgcggctatatctcccacgtgtcgaggcacgacttagaggcataaccgcattgaaagcaatgtcgcaagttaggcaatcttcacaacatcccatgtaatatagataataaaaggggagatacatagttggcttacactcgccacgtcaatccaagtacataaatagcattacatcaatcatacactcatggcccgactacggcgccaaaataaaagataacccaacatgctacacggtcccgatcaccccaactgggcaccactactgatcatcagggaaagacacgtagtatcggcgtgagtcctcgtcgaactcccacttgagctcaagcgcgtcatctggaacggaatcatcaggccctacatctggtttggaagtaatctgtgagccacaaggactcagcaatctcgcaccctcgtgatcaagactatttgagcttataggtaaggcaaggtaaaatatatgtggagctgcagcaagcgactagcatatatggtggctaacctgttcgcaaaagagagcaagaagaggaggcaaagcgcgaacgagaaactagagagcaacctgcggcaagcattactccaacaccgtgttcgcttcccggactccaccgagaagagaccatcacggtaactcacactgttgattcattttaatcaagttaaggttcaagttgtctacaaccagacattaacaaatttccatctgcccataaccgcgggcatggctttcgaaagttcaaatccctgcaggggagtcccaacttagcccatgacaagctctcacggtcaacgaaggaatagacctcctcccgagacattccgatcagactcggtatcccggttctacaagacaactccgacaatggtaaaacaagtccagcaacaccacccgctgcgccgacaaatcccgataggagctgcacatatctcgttctcagggcacaccagataagctaagcgtacgggagctaatgtaacccaagttgccaagggacggccccccacggtgctctaggttggaccaacacttacagaagcactggcccgggggtttaaaataagatgacccttgagtccgcgaaacccaagggaaaaggctaggtggcaaatggtaaaaccaaggttgggcattgctggaggagttttattcaaggcagactgtaaaggggttcccattataacccaaccgcgtaaggaacgtaaaatccgggaacataacaccgatatgacggaaactagggcggcaagagtggaacaaaacactaggcgagaggccgagccttacaccctttaccaagtatatagatgcattaagataacaagataatataatgatatcccaacaagtaaaaaatgttccaacaaggaacggtctccaatcttcacctgcaactaacaatgctataagaggggctgagcaaagcggtaacatagccaatcaacggtttgctaggacatggtgggttagaggtttgacatggaaatttgggaggcatgacaagcaagtggtaggcatcgtagcataggcatagcaaaagagcgagcatctagcaaagcaaagatagtagtgattttgagggtatgatcatcttgcctgcgaagttgtcagagttgactggatcctcgaaatcaaactcaatgggctcctcgttagtgaactcgtctcccggctctacccaaacaagacaaacaagcaacaaggacacaatcaaccacgtgcaaactcaaacaacatgatgcaagatggtatgctatgtgggatgcaatatgtgatgcatatgcaaaatttgacaaggaatgcatgaatctggcctcaacatggaaatccaagtgtgccactggaaaggtgagatgaaatcgcttgaaaacgatataaagaacgccggaatcggagttacggtttggaaatggcaatcaattcaaatatgaccgcgttctgcgatttacagcaagtagccatctaaatgcaacaagatgaacatgctacaacactcaaacatggcatcaaaatacatggcagggatccactcatgattcttaacaaaagactagcactgagctacggccaattcatccattaataggttcaaacaagcatggcaaaaatgcatttggcaaacagatctcagactcagtgaaattaacacttgtctggaatttcagatcagatagcacagtttggagcatgaaaactatatgctacaagacctgaacatggcaaagtaaagcatggcatggagctactcaaagagcttaacaaaagtcccttagtgaccttgagccaaaagggatcagaaaatacaattgcaagcatgtgaacatggcaaaaacgtaatcagttctcagacttagtgaaaaactggagcatgctgaaacagatatcaagtaggcatgtttacgagctcgatgcactcactacagagcaagtcatgacaatctaagcatacacccatcaagaatacacaaaatacaagctagacatggcaagaacaataacatagcatgcacggatcaactacaacatcctcggcaaaatcgctaacaagtagacaatctgcccagattcacgaaatgacaaaagtagagctcgattgactcaagctagggtgatccataattgcaaacaaagacatggatggatagaacactacaagattaaccaaacatccttactgatcatcctcaaaagaggcacggatcactaggaaacaacatgaacatatggcatattgaaataaacagatcaaggacttagtggaattgctaagtccctgaaatcagcattaacgaatgctccactttgcaagcttgtgctagtcaccacacacatcacaaaaatacatgggttgcaccactggatagatggcaaaacgtataacaaaactcatgaagagctcaggggcatatcatgcacacaataattatggcaaaaatgacaaataactaatTGGAGCaacagatctggcaattatctcaaatagcatacttctaatagcatttcgggcatcacgatgaactcaaatgaaaatgatgcaatgagatgaaatgatgtactctctgagacgaacattttgatatgatataggcctaaaacggagctacggatgtggagttacgatgcgatgaacatagccaaAATATTAAGGTTTCGGGGATAAAAAGTCAACCGGGCCaagtctcagatccagatccggcgcACGGACTTCGAGGTTCGCCGGGATCACTGTAGCTCGCCGGAGGAGGGAGTTCGCCGGAGATCGTCGGGGGACGCCGGAGAGGGACTTGCCGGTCTTGGGCGGCGCGGATGACGAGGGGGCGGCGGACGATGGCGGGAGACGCCCGGCGGCCGGGTGGCGGCGagcttggcggcggggcggcggaactccggtggcggcggccggagatggcgggcggcggcgcttgACAGCTCgggtggccggactggaggaggaCGGCGACGGGGTCGCGAAGGAGGCGGCACGCGGCGTCGGGCCCGTGGGGGCTctccccgggccgagcgggccggagcgggcgcgggtggcggcgcgccacgtgggggcacgccactggctgcgggcggcggcgacaACTCGTCCAGTGggaaccggacgtgtccggcggcggagatggGCGAGGCTAGGGTTTAGGGTAGAAGGGGATCCGGGAATTTtgtggagggggtctatatatagacataggggaagctaggagtgtccaaatgaggtgcggttttcggccacgcgatcgtgatcgaacgctctaaatgatggagagggttttggtgggttttgggccaaactggaggggtgttgggctgcaatacacacgaggcctttttggtccctcggttaaccgttggagcatcaaacgaagtccaaatggtacgaaacttgacaggcggtctaccggtagtaaaccaaggccgcttggcaagtctcggtccaatccggaaatatttaatccccacacacgaaagaaaggtagaaatgaccaccggaggagaacgaatcgccggaatgcaaaacggacaacggggaaaatgctcgaatgcatgagatgaacacgtatgcaaatgcaatgcacatgatgacatgatatgagatgcatgacaacgataacaacacacggagacaaaaacccgaacccgagaaaataaaataacttaacgccggaaacggcaagagttggattacatattaggaaaatcatatccggggtgttacaacactccaccactacgaaaggatttcgtcccgagatctaggactgaaagaacgccgggtacttagaacggaggtgatcctcgcgttcccaggtagcttcacggttgaaatggtgtgaccacttgactttgaggaatttgattgacttgttgcgagtcttgcgttcagtctcttcaagaatagcaacggggtgatcacgataagagagatcttcttggagctcaatgtcttcgatgttgacggtgcggtcaggagtcttgaagcactttcggagctgggagacatggaacacgtcatgcacatttgcaaagtttgaaggaagctcgagttgataagcgagatcgcctctcttgctgacaatcttgaaaggtcccacgtatctaggggcaagcttccctttgataccaaagcgacgagtacctttcataggagagacgtggaggtaaacatgatctccgatctcgaaagccaaatcacggtgcttactatcatagtagctcttctggcgcgattgggctgctttgaggttatctcgaatgactttgcacatttcctctgcttctgtgattaagtcatttccgagaagctgacgttcaccggtttcagaccagttgagaggggtacgacacttcctgccatatagaatttcaaatggggccttgcccgaacttgcttgaaaactgttgttgtaggagaattcagcatatggaagacaatcctcccacttcatgctgaaggagatcacacaagccctgagcatatcttcaagaatctggttgacacgctcgacttgaccgctagtttgaggatggaaagctatgctgaagcggatgttggtgcccatgaccttctgaaaagaatcccaaaacttggaggtaa
It encodes:
- the LOC119302148 gene encoding 60S ribosomal protein L32-1-like codes for the protein MAVPILKTAIVKKRVKHFKRAHSDRYIGLKQSWRRPKGIDSRVRRKFKGCTLMPNIGYGSNKKTRHYLPNKFKKFVVHNVSELELLMMHNRTYCAEIAHNVSTQKRKAIVERAAQLDVVVTNKLARLRSQEDE